Part of the Pseudobdellovibrionaceae bacterium genome is shown below.
TGAGGCCTCAGGGCCAGATTTTAACTTTCCCTCTAAAGGACCAGTGAAACTGGCCTTGATCATTGCCCAGGAGATCATCGTTCATTAGACTTAGTTCAGGCGGCCATAAGCAAGGCCATTTGGTAAATCTATGACTCAACTTAAGAACTGGCTTCGACAAACTCTTCCCACGCTCACTGTTGGCGCACTCCTGACATTATGTGTTTGCGGTTTAGCTCTACTCTATTACCCGGTGCGATCGTTGCCAGATATGGAAAACGAAGGCTTTTTATTAAAGCTAATCCGGCTATCTGACCGCAAGGCCCTCGATATACGCTTTGAAAACCGTGGCCCCCGAGCTGGCTCTGAGCAGGTGGCCCTGTTGACTGTGGATGAAAAAGCCGTTCGCAGTGTGGGCCGATGGCCCTGGCCTCGCAAACTTGTGGCCGATGCTATTTCTGAAGCCTTGGATCTGGGCGCGAAGACTGTCGCCTTTGATATGGTGTTTGCCGAACCCACGCAGTGTTCAGAAAAAAATGACGACGCGGCTTTTGCAAAAATGGTTAAGAATTATTCTGATCGAGTCATACTTGGCACGGCCGCATCGGACACTCTTTCGCAACTGAGACTGCCTCCGCACACGGCCTATTGCCGCAATCTCATATATGAATTGTCACCCGCATTTAAAACCTGGGACAACGATCAAGAAATCATTAGCGTGTTGGATGAAAATGAAGTTTACATACCTTACCAAATAGGCGATGAACTCAAAAAACATCTAGAACAAATTAAAGATGATGTCCTTCACCAAAGAGCATCCTTAGACATCGTTGATCACCACGATGCTTTGATGGCTGCCACCGCCGCTCAAGAAGACTATTGTTTCACAAGGTGGTTGACCGAAAATGACGAACTCACCTCCATGTTTGAGTCGTTGTGGCCCCAATTAAAAGCCGAAGACGAAGATTTTCAAGCCACCTCTTACAAATCATGGGGTGAACACCTCAAATCCAAAACCCTCAACAACTCCGTCGACGACAGCTTTGATTGGATCATGAATATACCCTCTTTTTCTGAAAAAGCTTTGCACCAAGGTTTTTTCAATACGGTATTAGATATTGATGGCACCATTAGAGAGTCCCAGCTGATCAGTCGAAGTGGCCATCACTATATGCCATCAATCGCACTAAAGAGCTTTCTTGTGGGAAATCACTACAATGCAGAAATCACCTTAACAACCCACCCTCACGACTTGACCACAAGCCACATTTCCGAACTTCGCATCACTAACCTAGACACCGGAAAGGTGGCAACAACATTACCGATCGCCAGCCAAGGCCGCCTGATCATCAACTATGCCGGCGGGCATAAGATGTTCCCGCACGCGAGTCTGGCCGACCTTTTAACCGCAAAACCCACAATGACCGTAAGCCAGAGGCTCTTTGATGAACGCTCCAATCAATGGATTGTGCGCGATTTGGAAGTGAACAAAAAAGATTTTATCAAAGATAAATATTTTATTATCGGTGCTACGGCAAAGGGCATCTATGATCTTCGAGTGACACCCTTTGAAAAAGACTACCCAGGAGCCGAAACTCACGCCAACATCATAGATAATTTGTTGCGTGGTGACTTTCTGCGCTACCACCCAGATGAATTCAAATACATGATTGTCTTTCTCTTGGTGTTTGGCCTTTTGCTGACACTTATTTTATCCATTTCCGGCGCCATCCCGGGCGTTGTCATTGGCATTACGGCCTTTTTAGGCATTTTGTTTGTTGACCGAAACTGGCTGTTTGCCAATGGGTATGTGGTCTCCACCATCTTCCCACTATTCATGATCACCACGCAGTATGTGGGACTAACTTTCTTTCGCTATTTCACAGAAGAACGAAAAAAGCGCGAACTTAGATCCACCTTTTCAAAGTATGTGTCACCGGCCATCGTCAATGAAATCCTCAAAGACCCAGTTAATCTCGAGTTGGGGGGGCGCAAGGAAAACATCACTGTATTCTTCTCTGACATTAGGGGCTTTACTAGTATTTCAGAAAAACTCGACCCGAAAGAACTCAGTGATCTCCTCAACAGCTACCTCACACCCATGACAGAACTCGTGTTTGAAAACAGGGGCACCATTGATAAGTACATGGGCGACGCCATCATGGCCTTTTTCGGCGCCCCTATCCACTACCCTGACCACGCCAGCCAAGCTTGTCGCTGCGCTTTAGCCCACATTGAAAAACTAAAAGTCTTGCAAGAAGACTACAAACAAAGAGGCCTGCCGGTGATTGATATTGGCATCGGGCTTAATACGGGCGAATGCAGTGTGGGCAACATGGGATCGAAAACCATTCGAAACTATACAGTCATGGGTGACTCAGTAAACCTGGGATCTCGCCTTGAGGGAATCAATAAACAATACGGAACTCGAATCATCATTAGCGAATTCACCCACCAGGCCATTAGCACCACCTTTATTTGCCGCGAAGTGGATTGGGTGAGGGTGAAAGGTAAAGCGCAGCCAGTAAAGATATTTGAGCTCTGCGGCGAGAACACTGTGGAAAAGACATTGCAAACCACTCTGTTGCATTTTGAAGAAGGGTACAAGTATTACCACCAACGCAATTTCGACAAGGCGCTTAAGTCCTTTGAAGAAGCCGCCCGCATTTCGCCAGAAGATGGCCCCACAAGGCTCTACATCCAACGGTGTCACTCTTTTCAAGAGGCGCCGCCCCCTCCCCAATGGGACGGAGTCTATGAAATGAAAACCAAATGACGCCTCGTCTCCAAGGCTAGCTTATTGCTGTCAGCCACGGGCAAGTGGCATAATATAGACAGCATAACGCAAATGAATCTGAGACAAATAGGATTTTTTTCGCAGCATATGGGGATACAGCATGAAAGTTCGAGTGATTGGATGTCATGGTGGGGTGGCTCCCGACTATCAGACCAGTTGTTATTATGTGAACGATCGCTTTTTGGTGGATTGCGGCTCGGCCTGTTCTGTTTTAACTCCGAAGGAACAAAACGAAATCACTGATATTTTTATCACTCACCCTCACTTAGACCACATTAAAGATATTTGTTTTATCCTAGAAAACACCTTTGGGCCTCAGCGTGAGCAACTGAATCTCAGGTCGACTCCTGAAATCTTAGATGATGTTCATAAGCACATGTTAAATAATGTGATATGGCCTGATTTTTCAGTGATACCGTGCAACCCGGAAAAGGACCGGTTTATTTTAGGGTTTGAACCCATCAACCAACAAGTCCAACTGGACGACATGACCATTCGACCATTTAGAGTAAATCACCCCGGACACGCTGTGGGCTATGTGGTAGAACAAAATGGTGAGCACGTGGTTTTTACGGGTGATTCCGGACCGTGTGCGGAAATTTGGAAACAAGCCAACTCGTGCAGTAATCTAAAAGCCATTTTTACGGAAATCACTTTTCCCAGCCGAATGGAAGGTCTTGCCAAAGCTTCAGGCCATTTCACGTTAGAGCAACTTATGGACGACTATGCCCTCTTACAGAATAAAAATGTGCCTATCTTCATATCACACTTTAAGCCCGCTTTCTTAGAGGAACTGCTTGAAGAATTTCAGAAGCTGGCCCCTGATCAATTCAAAGTGATGCATGAAGATGACATCATTGATCTCTAACCTTCGGACTGTCTCTATTATTTTAACATGGGGGCTAGTAACTGGAATGCTTCCTGTTCCGGCAAAAGCCACAACAGCCACCGTGTCAGGGCTCTCTCTTCGAGCCAATACCATGTTGAGAGACAGCAAAAAAAAGCAGGTGGTCCTTAAAGGAAATGTCCAACTTGGTTTTAAAGACCTCGAAGTGCGGTGCGATCACGCCACCATTGACCTTAAAAACAAAACCATCACAGCCATAGGCCATGTCATTTTTCAAACAGAAACCTTGTTCTCTGAAAGCGACGAGGTCATCTACAATTACGACACCGGCAAAGGCACGTTTAAGAATGGATATATTCAATCAGGTTCTGTGCTTTTTGAAGGGGATGTGGTTGAAAAAACTGGAGAGAACTCTTTTGTCGCCCATGATGCCAAGTACACCGCCTGCACCACCTGTCCGCCAGCATGGAGTTTTTCAGGACGAACCATCGAGGCTGAACTCGGCGGATATGCATGGATAAAAATTCCTGTGTTAAGCATAGCCACGCTCCCCGTTTTAATATTGCCAGAAATTGCTGTGCCCTTAAAAAGCACACGCCAATCTGGACTCCTGGCGCCCGAATTTAGCTACAGTGACTCAGGCGGAACGGCTATTGCCCAAAGTTACTTCTGGGCTATTGATCGACACCTTGACCTCACCTTGACAGCTAAACACTACGCTAAAAGGGGCTGGAAGGGCTTGTTTGAACAAAGATATATGTTATCTAAAGAAAGCCACGGGTCCATCTCTGGCGCCTATAACTACGACAATGCGTTCAAACTGGCTGATGGTTCTTTGGGGCCGGCCAATCGTGGCTTTATTCGCTATCAGCACCGCCACAGCCTTCCTCACAATATGATCCATCGAGCGGAAATCAATTTTGCAACGGATCTTCGTTACCCCGGAGATTTCCCTGAAGAGATGAGCGGATTTGGAGACTCGGCTTTGGAAAACCGCATTTCCCTCACTCAAAACCTTGAAAATCAACATCGAAGTATCGAAGCGGCCTACTATGTAAACCTCTTGCAGACAGATCCCAAGGCCCCTAACCGAGATGCCGTGCATCGTTTTCCTGAAATTCGGATGGACATAACAGAACAAAAACTGGGATCAACAGACTTTTATTTTAATATGGATTTGAATTTCACATATTTTGCTCGCCTTAACTCGTCTTTTGATGACGTGATCAATGGAGCCGATGGCCTTGAAGTTACGGGAATCGTAGATACCACGTTTGATCCCACCATTGATCTTGTCCGATCCGGGCAACGCTTCTATGTTAACCCCACTCTGTCGTATCCCTTTCATATCGGCCCGCTTTTGGACATACGCCCCAGCCTCACCTACCACGAAGGACATTACTTTTTTGCTCCATCATCAGATATAGCTACATCTGATTATTCCCAGCATGCCATAAGGCGCTATTTACAAACGGATGTGTCGGCAAAAACCCAGCTGTCTTCTATCTTTGAGACTGAGGCCGAAGAGAATCAAAAATATCCCTCCGCGTTCAAACATGAAATCGAACCCGAGATCATTTTCTCGACGATTCCATGGACCAAACGGCCTGACCATTCGTTTTTTGGCGACTTTGACGATCAGCCCTACAGGCGCCGGGCTGAACCTGTGAGTGACGGCGATTTTAATGGGACAAATCGAATTCAGTTTGACTACCAAGACCGGCTATTTGCAAAACGTTTAATTAATCTGATTCTCACTCAAAGAATCATTCGCAAACTTTGGTATGGCGATATCCCCACCTATAAAAACACGGTTCTATTTCGATTGAGCCAATCTTATGATTTAAACGTTCTCGATGAACCCGAACCAAAACCATGGTCGCGCCTTGATTCGTTACTTAACGTCAACTCAGAGAATGTGGAGATCTATGCCAAGGCCTCTTATCATCCCTACGCCGGTGCCGTGAATTCATCTTCACGACTTCGTTGGTTATTTACGCCGCAAAACTTTATGGACTTCACTTACTCGCAAAACTTCGTGATCGACGAAAATGACATCTTTGATTATGGCAGCCGCGCTGAATACTGGGGCCTAGGCGGCGGACTGGCCAGCAAATACGTTGACCTCACCGGGCACCTCAACTTCTCAGCCATCTCAAACATCATCGAGTCTTGGGAAACTCAGGCCAACCTGAAACCCCCTGGCCGATGCTGGGGCATTGTGATGAGCCTTCGAAAAGTGATCGACCGCGACTTCTACGTGAATTTTGAATTTAATTTTGATTTCGGCGGCAATAAACTGAGCGGTAACGAAACTTAAAAGGAATCAATGGTAATTCCTGCAGCCATCCCGTCCCACTTCATATCCTCAGAAAATAGCGGATAAACTTGAAAGTTGTAACTCACTTCCGGCGGCAAGCCTGGATCAGGTGGAAGCAGCTGCTCTTGCATGCGCTGGTTCTCTCTCTCAATTTGACCTGGAACCACATACACCACATAAAGCCCAAGAAAGATCCCCAAATACAAACCCAGGGAGGCTCCGCGGGCCACATTTCTTAAGTTGTCACCTGGTTGCTCTGTAAACGCGAGACTGGCAGCCCCAACCAGTGTTCCAGCTAAAACTCCGTAGGTGCAACTCATCAAAAATTCTTGAGTAGGATCGGCCTGCGCCACTCGAGGCGACATACTGAACAACAGCGACAAAACCAAACTACATACAACGTATTTCTTAATAATCTTCACAACTTAAATTTTTACATAATAATCTAGGGAGTCAACAAATCCATCAGCCCATCTTCGAACACAAACACCTCATCATCTTGACTCACGACAGCAAGTTGGATACTCACGTTTTCTGTCTCTCTCTCGCAATACCATTCATAGGCTTCCATCAATCTTTTCGCCTGCCGAGCCGTCACCACCGGCCCCAGCCAATCAAAATTGACCACTGACTTTACTTCCACCAACAACCAGCCGCTTTGAGGATGCTTCAGAATCAAGTCGATTTCAGCATAGGGAGTTCGAAAACGACGCTCAACGAGTTCGTAACCTTGATCTGCGAAGTATTTCGCCACAAGGTTTTCGCAATGGAGGCCTCGATCATGAATGGCCAAGGAACTCTTTCACTCCAGAAAAACTTTTTCTATGCTCAGGGCATGGACCCCATTTTTCAA
Proteins encoded:
- a CDS encoding CHASE2 domain-containing protein, with product MTQLKNWLRQTLPTLTVGALLTLCVCGLALLYYPVRSLPDMENEGFLLKLIRLSDRKALDIRFENRGPRAGSEQVALLTVDEKAVRSVGRWPWPRKLVADAISEALDLGAKTVAFDMVFAEPTQCSEKNDDAAFAKMVKNYSDRVILGTAASDTLSQLRLPPHTAYCRNLIYELSPAFKTWDNDQEIISVLDENEVYIPYQIGDELKKHLEQIKDDVLHQRASLDIVDHHDALMAATAAQEDYCFTRWLTENDELTSMFESLWPQLKAEDEDFQATSYKSWGEHLKSKTLNNSVDDSFDWIMNIPSFSEKALHQGFFNTVLDIDGTIRESQLISRSGHHYMPSIALKSFLVGNHYNAEITLTTHPHDLTTSHISELRITNLDTGKVATTLPIASQGRLIINYAGGHKMFPHASLADLLTAKPTMTVSQRLFDERSNQWIVRDLEVNKKDFIKDKYFIIGATAKGIYDLRVTPFEKDYPGAETHANIIDNLLRGDFLRYHPDEFKYMIVFLLVFGLLLTLILSISGAIPGVVIGITAFLGILFVDRNWLFANGYVVSTIFPLFMITTQYVGLTFFRYFTEERKKRELRSTFSKYVSPAIVNEILKDPVNLELGGRKENITVFFSDIRGFTSISEKLDPKELSDLLNSYLTPMTELVFENRGTIDKYMGDAIMAFFGAPIHYPDHASQACRCALAHIEKLKVLQEDYKQRGLPVIDIGIGLNTGECSVGNMGSKTIRNYTVMGDSVNLGSRLEGINKQYGTRIIISEFTHQAISTTFICREVDWVRVKGKAQPVKIFELCGENTVEKTLQTTLLHFEEGYKYYHQRNFDKALKSFEEAARISPEDGPTRLYIQRCHSFQEAPPPPQWDGVYEMKTK
- a CDS encoding 3',5'-cyclic-nucleotide phosphodiesterase; the encoded protein is MKVRVIGCHGGVAPDYQTSCYYVNDRFLVDCGSACSVLTPKEQNEITDIFITHPHLDHIKDICFILENTFGPQREQLNLRSTPEILDDVHKHMLNNVIWPDFSVIPCNPEKDRFILGFEPINQQVQLDDMTIRPFRVNHPGHAVGYVVEQNGEHVVFTGDSGPCAEIWKQANSCSNLKAIFTEITFPSRMEGLAKASGHFTLEQLMDDYALLQNKNVPIFISHFKPAFLEELLEEFQKLAPDQFKVMHEDDIIDL
- the lptD gene encoding LPS assembly protein LptD; protein product: MKMTSLISNLRTVSIILTWGLVTGMLPVPAKATTATVSGLSLRANTMLRDSKKKQVVLKGNVQLGFKDLEVRCDHATIDLKNKTITAIGHVIFQTETLFSESDEVIYNYDTGKGTFKNGYIQSGSVLFEGDVVEKTGENSFVAHDAKYTACTTCPPAWSFSGRTIEAELGGYAWIKIPVLSIATLPVLILPEIAVPLKSTRQSGLLAPEFSYSDSGGTAIAQSYFWAIDRHLDLTLTAKHYAKRGWKGLFEQRYMLSKESHGSISGAYNYDNAFKLADGSLGPANRGFIRYQHRHSLPHNMIHRAEINFATDLRYPGDFPEEMSGFGDSALENRISLTQNLENQHRSIEAAYYVNLLQTDPKAPNRDAVHRFPEIRMDITEQKLGSTDFYFNMDLNFTYFARLNSSFDDVINGADGLEVTGIVDTTFDPTIDLVRSGQRFYVNPTLSYPFHIGPLLDIRPSLTYHEGHYFFAPSSDIATSDYSQHAIRRYLQTDVSAKTQLSSIFETEAEENQKYPSAFKHEIEPEIIFSTIPWTKRPDHSFFGDFDDQPYRRRAEPVSDGDFNGTNRIQFDYQDRLFAKRLINLILTQRIIRKLWYGDIPTYKNTVLFRLSQSYDLNVLDEPEPKPWSRLDSLLNVNSENVEIYAKASYHPYAGAVNSSSRLRWLFTPQNFMDFTYSQNFVIDENDIFDYGSRAEYWGLGGGLASKYVDLTGHLNFSAISNIIESWETQANLKPPGRCWGIVMSLRKVIDRDFYVNFEFNFDFGGNKLSGNET
- a CDS encoding YraN family protein, with protein sequence MAKYFADQGYELVERRFRTPYAEIDLILKHPQSGWLLVEVKSVVNFDWLGPVVTARQAKRLMEAYEWYCERETENVSIQLAVVSQDDEVFVFEDGLMDLLTP